One genomic region from Cetobacterium sp. 8H encodes:
- a CDS encoding amino acid ABC transporter ATP-binding protein gives MEIKIKDLCKRFGEQVVLNSLDLELEKIHSLVIIGPSGGGKSTLLRILAGLEIPESGSIIINGEQIPKIEEELHEYRKGVGIVFQAFNLFPHLTALKNIMLPLEKVQKVEHKIAKERAIGLLKRFDLYEHKDKYPHQLSGGQQQRVAIVRALALEPKFLLLDEPTSALDPALTKEILEAILELRKDKKDMVLVTHEMSFAKDVADCVIFVSGGKIVEMGPPGIVFDKPMTFELCEFLGGKDCKKS, from the coding sequence ATGGAAATTAAAATTAAAGATCTCTGTAAAAGATTCGGTGAACAGGTAGTTTTAAATAGTTTAGATTTGGAACTGGAAAAAATTCATTCACTTGTTATAATAGGACCATCTGGAGGAGGGAAATCAACCCTGCTAAGAATTTTAGCAGGACTGGAGATCCCGGAATCTGGAAGTATTATTATAAATGGAGAACAGATTCCAAAGATAGAAGAGGAGCTACATGAATATAGAAAAGGGGTTGGAATTGTATTCCAAGCATTTAACCTTTTTCCACATTTGACAGCTTTAAAAAATATAATGTTGCCACTTGAGAAAGTTCAAAAGGTGGAGCATAAAATTGCTAAAGAAAGAGCGATAGGTCTTTTAAAGAGATTTGATCTATATGAGCATAAAGATAAATATCCGCATCAATTATCGGGTGGACAGCAACAAAGGGTTGCTATAGTTAGAGCCCTAGCACTAGAACCAAAATTTTTACTTTTAGACGAGCCAACATCAGCTCTTGATCCAGCTCTGACAAAAGAGATTTTAGAAGCGATACTAGAATTGCGTAAAGATAAAAAAGATATGGTTCTTGTGACTCATGAGATGAGCTTTGCAAAAGATGTTGCTGATTGTGTCATCTTTGTAAGCGGAGGAAAAATAGTTGAGATGGGTCCTCCAGGAATTGTTTTTGATAAACCAATGACATTTGAGCTCTGTGAATTTTTAGGTGGTAAAGACTGTAAAAAAAGTTAG